The Lutra lutra chromosome 10, mLutLut1.2, whole genome shotgun sequence genome contains a region encoding:
- the TRIM44 gene encoding tripartite motif-containing protein 44 isoform X3, which produces MASGGGAAFEELPHDGTCDECEPDEAPGAEEVCRECAFCYCPRHAEAHGQKFPSHHLTPYVHGAAQAWTAGAPGQGDAKEEAGAKVENERDLESEVGEESESEEDSESEEESETEEESEDESDEESEEDSEEEMEDEQESEAEEDNQEGESEAEGETEAESEFDPEIEMEAERVAKRKCPDHGLDLSTYCQEDKQLICVLCPVIGTHQGHQLSTLDEAFEELRSKDSGGLKAAMIELVERLKFKSSDPKAVKSKRMYTDYTEWLLCMMIIQTPFWSAICIYCIPGARLRKD; this is translated from the exons ATGGCCTCGGGAGGGGGCGCGGCCTTCGAGGAGCTGCCGCACGACGGCACGTGTGACGAGTGCGAACCCGACGAGGCCCCGGGGGCCGAGGAAGTGTGCCGAGAGTGCGCCTTCTGCTACTGCCCCCGCCACGCAGAGGCGCACGGGCAGAAGTTCCCCAGCCACCATCTGACCCCGTACGTCCACGGCGCTGCCCAGGCCTGGACCGCCGGGGCCCCGGGGCAGGGTGACGCGAAGGAAGAAGCCGGGGCCAAGGTGGAGAATGAGCGGGATCTAGAGAgcgaggtgggggaggagagcgAGTCCGAGGAAGACAGTGAATCGGAAGAAGAGAgcgagacagaggaagagagtgaggatGAGAGCGATGAGGAGAGTGAAGAGGACAgtgaggaggagatggaggatgAGCAAGAGAGCGAAGCAGAGGAAGACAACCAAGAAGGAGAATCCGAGGCGGAGGGAGAAACGGAGGCAGAAAGTGAGTTTGAcccagaaatagaaatggaagcgGAGAGAGTGGCCAAGAGGAAGTGTCCGGACCATGGGCTCGATTTGAGCACCTATTGCCAGGAAGATAAGCAGCTCATCTGTGTCCTGTGCCCTGTCATTGGGACTCACCAGGGCCACCAGCTCTCCACCCTAGACGAAGCCTTCGAAGAACTAAGA agcaAAGACTCAGGCGGACTGAAGGCAGCTATGATAGAGTTGGTGGAAAGGTTGAAGTTCAAGAGCTCAGATCCTAAG GCAGTGAAGAGCAAGAGGATGTATACAGATTACACTGAGTGGCTTCTGTGCATGATGATAATACAG ACCCCGTTCTGGTCTGCCATATGCATATACTGTATACCTGGAGCCAGGTTGAGGAAGGACTAA
- the TRIM44 gene encoding tripartite motif-containing protein 44 isoform X4, translated as MASGGGAAFEELPHDGTCDECEPDEAPGAEEVCRECAFCYCPRHAEAHGQKFPSHHLTPYVHGAAQAWTAGAPGQGDAKEEAGAKVENERDLESEVGEESESEEDSESEEESETEEESEDESDEESEEDSEEEMEDEQESEAEEDNQEGESEAEGETEAESEFDPEIEMEAERVAKRKCPDHGLDLSTYCQEDKQLICVLCPVIGTHQGHQLSTLDEAFEELRSKDSGGLKAAMIELVERLKFKSSDPKAVKSKRMYTDYTEWLLCMMIIQVKIQQFLGAG; from the exons ATGGCCTCGGGAGGGGGCGCGGCCTTCGAGGAGCTGCCGCACGACGGCACGTGTGACGAGTGCGAACCCGACGAGGCCCCGGGGGCCGAGGAAGTGTGCCGAGAGTGCGCCTTCTGCTACTGCCCCCGCCACGCAGAGGCGCACGGGCAGAAGTTCCCCAGCCACCATCTGACCCCGTACGTCCACGGCGCTGCCCAGGCCTGGACCGCCGGGGCCCCGGGGCAGGGTGACGCGAAGGAAGAAGCCGGGGCCAAGGTGGAGAATGAGCGGGATCTAGAGAgcgaggtgggggaggagagcgAGTCCGAGGAAGACAGTGAATCGGAAGAAGAGAgcgagacagaggaagagagtgaggatGAGAGCGATGAGGAGAGTGAAGAGGACAgtgaggaggagatggaggatgAGCAAGAGAGCGAAGCAGAGGAAGACAACCAAGAAGGAGAATCCGAGGCGGAGGGAGAAACGGAGGCAGAAAGTGAGTTTGAcccagaaatagaaatggaagcgGAGAGAGTGGCCAAGAGGAAGTGTCCGGACCATGGGCTCGATTTGAGCACCTATTGCCAGGAAGATAAGCAGCTCATCTGTGTCCTGTGCCCTGTCATTGGGACTCACCAGGGCCACCAGCTCTCCACCCTAGACGAAGCCTTCGAAGAACTAAGA agcaAAGACTCAGGCGGACTGAAGGCAGCTATGATAGAGTTGGTGGAAAGGTTGAAGTTCAAGAGCTCAGATCCTAAG GCAGTGAAGAGCAAGAGGATGTATACAGATTACACTGAGTGGCTTCTGTGCATGATGATAATACAG